A window of Acidobacteriota bacterium contains these coding sequences:
- a CDS encoding chemotaxis protein CheW produces MGGMDAIIAEFLAESVENLDQIDKDLVNLEKNPSDRETYGRIFRTIHTIKGTCGFLAFGTLESVTHVGESLLGSLRDAEIELTPEITTDLLAMIDAVRAILANIDATGSEGDEDYSLLIGRLESHDRTAEEQESRPETGAKKSAKPRTGGKKPAAAAKAKKKTTTQKSGSTKKKPAASTEAESVSKTGTDDPEADREELELTSTPTMAESNIRVDVRVLDHLMNLVGELVLARNQLVQHPTASADPNLASSSQRLDRVTSELQEAVMRTRMQPISSIWRKLPRFTRDLAMSFGKQVEITMEGEETDLDKSVIEAIKGSLLHLVRNSIDHGIESPETREYLGKPPAGNLRLRAHHEGGNVVIEVRDDGGGLDHEGILARAVTAGLVTEEEGGRLSQPEIESLIFRPGFSTASEVTNVSGRGVGLDVVRANVESMGGTIEIQSETGKSTTFRLKIPLTLAIVSVLLVRSGRHQIAIPQASVIELIRLDERGEDPGIEDLGGVPVYRLRGNLLPLVFLDRELGVGTRDEDERNANIIVLQGDDRQFGLVVNGVKDSQEIVVKPLGNLLSGLPFAGATILGNGRIALILDIFRLGLAAGVVSETRAHTTSTLLSEAVRERKKTERLVFLHGEGGERLALDFNLVNRLENFPRASLEQVGDRLVVQYGGEILQLVDIQGTLPERRSQARDRSIRLLDETVPVVVCTVKGRHVGLLAHRIVDIVDEDLKARQPGSRTGVQSCAVVRDRITEILDLEALIQLSDPEFFERPSGRE; encoded by the coding sequence ATGGGTGGTATGGACGCGATCATCGCCGAGTTCCTTGCCGAGAGCGTCGAAAACCTCGACCAGATCGACAAGGATTTGGTGAACCTCGAGAAAAACCCATCGGATCGGGAGACGTACGGGCGGATCTTTCGCACCATTCACACGATCAAGGGCACCTGCGGATTCCTCGCCTTCGGAACCCTTGAATCGGTCACCCACGTGGGCGAATCCCTGCTTGGTAGCCTTCGCGACGCAGAGATCGAGCTGACGCCCGAAATCACCACCGATCTGCTGGCGATGATCGACGCCGTGCGAGCGATCCTCGCCAACATCGATGCGACGGGCAGCGAAGGCGACGAGGATTACAGCCTCCTGATCGGCCGCCTCGAGAGCCACGACCGGACAGCCGAGGAACAAGAATCACGGCCGGAAACCGGCGCGAAAAAGTCCGCAAAACCCAGGACTGGCGGCAAGAAGCCGGCCGCGGCCGCGAAGGCGAAAAAGAAGACTACGACTCAGAAATCCGGATCGACCAAGAAGAAACCCGCGGCATCAACCGAAGCTGAATCGGTCTCGAAAACCGGCACGGACGATCCGGAAGCAGATCGGGAGGAGCTCGAGCTGACTTCGACGCCGACCATGGCCGAGAGCAATATCCGCGTCGACGTGCGGGTCCTCGACCACCTCATGAATCTGGTCGGCGAGCTCGTGCTCGCCCGAAATCAGCTCGTCCAGCACCCCACCGCATCGGCGGATCCCAACCTCGCCTCTTCCTCGCAGCGGCTCGATCGCGTCACCAGCGAACTCCAGGAAGCGGTGATGCGCACCCGCATGCAGCCGATCAGCTCCATCTGGCGCAAGCTGCCTCGTTTCACCCGCGACCTCGCCATGAGCTTCGGAAAACAGGTGGAAATCACGATGGAGGGCGAGGAGACCGACCTCGACAAGAGCGTCATCGAGGCGATCAAGGGATCCCTCCTCCACCTCGTCCGCAATTCGATCGACCACGGAATCGAAAGTCCGGAGACGCGCGAGTACCTCGGCAAACCACCCGCGGGGAATCTGCGGCTGCGCGCTCACCACGAGGGCGGAAATGTCGTCATCGAGGTGCGTGATGACGGTGGCGGCCTCGATCACGAAGGAATCCTCGCCCGCGCGGTGACGGCCGGCCTGGTGACTGAAGAGGAGGGTGGCAGGCTCAGCCAGCCGGAGATTGAATCCCTCATCTTTCGACCTGGCTTTTCAACCGCCTCCGAGGTCACCAACGTCTCGGGGCGCGGAGTCGGGCTCGACGTCGTTCGCGCAAATGTCGAGAGCATGGGCGGAACCATCGAGATTCAGAGTGAAACCGGCAAGTCGACGACCTTCAGGCTCAAGATTCCGCTGACGCTCGCCATCGTCTCGGTGCTCCTGGTCCGCTCGGGTCGACATCAGATCGCAATTCCACAGGCAAGCGTGATCGAGCTCATCCGTCTCGATGAGCGCGGAGAAGATCCGGGTATCGAGGATCTCGGCGGCGTCCCGGTCTATCGCCTGCGAGGCAATCTCCTCCCGTTGGTATTCCTCGACCGGGAGCTCGGCGTCGGAACACGTGACGAGGACGAACGAAACGCAAATATCATCGTCCTCCAGGGCGACGACCGTCAGTTCGGGCTGGTGGTGAACGGCGTCAAGGATTCCCAGGAAATCGTGGTCAAGCCTCTCGGAAACCTGCTATCCGGGCTCCCCTTTGCCGGCGCCACGATCCTCGGAAACGGAAGAATCGCACTCATCCTGGACATCTTCCGCCTCGGACTGGCCGCAGGCGTGGTTTCTGAAACCCGCGCCCACACAACGTCTACCCTGTTATCCGAGGCTGTCAGAGAAAGGAAGAAGACCGAACGTCTCGTCTTTCTCCACGGCGAAGGCGGTGAACGACTGGCTCTCGATTTCAATCTCGTGAACCGGCTGGAGAACTTCCCACGCGCATCGCTCGAGCAGGTTGGCGATCGGCTGGTCGTCCAGTACGGCGGCGAGATCCTCCAACTCGTCGATATCCAGGGCACTCTGCCTGAGAGGCGTAGCCAGGCGCGGGACAGGTCCATCCGGTTGCTGGACGAGACCGTGCCGGTCGTCGTCTGCACCGTGAAGGGTCGCCATGTCGGGCTGTTGGCTCACCGCATCGTTGACATCGTCGATGAAGACCTCAAGGCACGACAGCCGGGCAGTCGCACCGGAGTCCAGAGCTGCGCGGTCGTCAGAGACCGCATCACTGAAATTCTCGACCTCGAAGCCCTCATACAGCTCTCCGATCCCGAGTTCTTCGAACGACCGAGCGGCCGGGAGTGA
- a CDS encoding chemotaxis protein CheW — translation MHRQFCTFHVGDLFLGIEVNNVQEVLRGCEITPVPAAPPEIRGLINLRGQIVPAINLRTRFGIEKSADGPFTVLVLDTGTEPLSFVVDRAGEVVEVDEESFEQPPDTLTGEPRRLIQGAHKLEDSLLLVLDLEHAVTIKIDGSREKEK, via the coding sequence ATGCATCGACAGTTCTGCACCTTTCACGTCGGTGATCTTTTTCTCGGCATCGAGGTCAACAATGTGCAGGAAGTGCTTCGCGGATGTGAGATCACCCCGGTTCCTGCCGCACCGCCGGAAATCCGCGGTCTGATCAACTTGCGCGGCCAGATCGTGCCTGCAATCAATCTGAGAACGCGGTTCGGAATCGAAAAGAGCGCTGATGGACCGTTTACGGTGCTCGTGCTCGACACCGGCACGGAACCCCTCAGCTTCGTGGTCGATCGCGCTGGCGAAGTTGTTGAGGTCGACGAAGAGAGCTTCGAACAGCCGCCGGACACTCTCACTGGGGAGCCGAGGCGTCTCATTCAGGGTGCTCACAAGCTGGAAGACTCGTTGTTGTTGGTGCTCGACCTCGAGCACGCGGTCACAATAAAGATTGACGGCTCCAGAGAGAAGGAAAAGTGA
- a CDS encoding response regulator — MQSSGVVVRALVIEDSRAMRSILGEILGDVGFESVMAADAEDALAGLEDDHAYDFALVDWNLPGMSGLELVQQIRNRAEMNDIRLMMVTTETERARVQEALDAGADEYIMKPFDKEMLLEKLILLGIEVG; from the coding sequence TTGCAGAGTTCGGGAGTGGTCGTGCGGGCGCTGGTGATCGAGGACTCGCGAGCGATGAGATCGATCCTTGGTGAGATCCTCGGTGATGTCGGGTTCGAGTCCGTGATGGCGGCCGACGCCGAAGATGCGCTGGCCGGCCTCGAGGACGACCACGCCTATGATTTTGCGCTGGTGGACTGGAATCTCCCCGGGATGAGCGGGCTCGAACTCGTGCAACAAATCCGCAATCGAGCGGAAATGAACGATATCCGGCTCATGATGGTGACCACCGAAACCGAGCGCGCACGGGTCCAGGAAGCGCTCGATGCGGGCGCGGACGAGTACATCATGAAGCCGTTCGACAAAGAGATGCTCCTGGAGAAGCTGATTCTCCTCGGTATCGAGGTCGGTTGA
- a CDS encoding chemotaxis response regulator protein-glutamate methylesterase has translation MNAIRILVVDDAVVARRIISDILVAEDDFEVVGTAPNGRLALEKIARLKPDIVTLDIDMPELDGMETLSAIRSDHPEVRVIMVSSHTRRGAAITVDALFAGAADYVTKAQGANTYEEARTVLREQLAPKIRAIVSRTGSASRKVSAAHASFAPPTDAEPIEVVVIGSSTGGPNALTTILKAIPADFPVPVLIVQHLPENFTTFLAKRLDAACALPVREASKGASVEAGTVWIAPGNLHLETQSTDRGIRLSTNDGPLVNSCRPAADILFQAAAECYGPSVLAVVLTGMGQDGLDGCRAISAAGGRVIVQDRDSSVVWGMPGQVAGAGLAESVLPVTDIGAEIVRRVKDSRR, from the coding sequence ATGAACGCAATTCGCATCCTGGTTGTCGATGATGCCGTGGTGGCGCGCCGGATCATCTCCGACATCCTCGTCGCCGAGGACGATTTCGAGGTGGTTGGAACCGCACCGAATGGAAGACTCGCGCTGGAAAAGATCGCCAGGCTCAAGCCGGACATCGTCACCCTCGATATCGACATGCCGGAGCTCGACGGCATGGAAACCCTCTCCGCGATCCGATCCGATCACCCTGAGGTTCGGGTCATCATGGTCTCCAGCCACACCCGACGAGGCGCCGCCATAACCGTCGATGCTCTTTTTGCAGGAGCAGCCGACTACGTCACCAAGGCCCAGGGCGCCAACACCTACGAGGAGGCGCGGACCGTCCTCCGCGAACAGCTGGCACCCAAGATTCGAGCCATCGTTTCGCGAACCGGTTCGGCCTCCAGGAAGGTCTCCGCGGCACACGCCTCCTTCGCGCCGCCAACCGACGCCGAACCTATCGAGGTCGTGGTCATCGGTTCATCGACGGGTGGCCCGAACGCGCTGACGACGATTCTCAAGGCGATTCCGGCCGATTTCCCGGTACCGGTTCTCATCGTCCAGCACCTGCCCGAGAACTTCACCACCTTCCTTGCCAAACGCCTCGACGCCGCGTGTGCCTTGCCGGTTCGTGAGGCGAGCAAAGGGGCGTCGGTCGAGGCCGGCACGGTGTGGATCGCACCCGGAAACCTCCACCTCGAAACGCAATCCACCGACCGAGGCATCAGGCTCTCCACCAACGACGGTCCCCTGGTGAACTCCTGCAGACCCGCAGCCGATATTCTGTTTCAAGCCGCAGCAGAGTGTTACGGCCCTTCCGTCCTCGCCGTGGTCCTGACCGGCATGGGACAGGACGGCCTCGACGGATGCCGTGCGATCTCCGCCGCGGGCGGACGGGTCATTGTCCAGGACCGCGACAGCAGTGTCGTCTGGGGCATGCCCGGACAGGTAGCCGGTGCCGGACTGGCGGAGTCCGTACTCCCAGTGACCGACATCGGAGCAGAGATTGTGCGCCGGGTGAAAGACTCGCGACGATGA
- a CDS encoding protein-glutamate O-methyltransferase CheR codes for MSGQHVDPPQSINRLDFDFIRTLVHEESSIMLDEGKMYLVVSRLAPVAREQGFPSVEALISHLQSSPRGEIHDLAVEAIATTETSFFRDLYPFIELRDTVLPELIRARRSTSRSLSIWSAACSSGQEPHSIGMILRDRFTTINGWNLQLLASDISRRMVDRAQEGIYSQIEVNRGLPASYLVRFFSQKDDQWHLDRGVSGMFRYFRQNLAADWPALPPVDIMLLRNVLIYFDVNTRRKVLRRVRRLLRPDGYLVLGTAETTLNLDDSFVRVRSGRAVFYQVAENNGK; via the coding sequence ATGAGCGGCCAGCACGTCGACCCTCCGCAGTCGATCAATCGGCTCGATTTCGACTTCATCCGCACCCTGGTTCACGAGGAATCCTCGATCATGCTCGACGAAGGCAAGATGTATCTCGTCGTCTCGCGACTCGCCCCGGTGGCCCGCGAACAGGGATTCCCGTCGGTCGAGGCATTGATCTCGCACCTGCAGTCATCTCCGAGAGGAGAGATTCATGACCTCGCGGTCGAGGCCATCGCGACAACCGAAACCTCTTTCTTCCGTGACCTCTATCCCTTCATCGAGCTCCGTGACACGGTCTTGCCGGAGCTCATCAGAGCCCGACGGAGCACATCTCGGAGTCTCAGCATCTGGTCGGCAGCGTGCTCGAGTGGTCAGGAGCCTCACAGCATCGGGATGATCCTGAGGGATCGTTTCACCACTATCAACGGCTGGAACCTGCAGCTTCTGGCGAGCGACATTTCCCGGCGTATGGTCGATCGTGCGCAGGAGGGCATTTACTCGCAGATCGAGGTCAACCGCGGCCTTCCCGCATCGTACCTGGTCCGATTCTTCAGTCAGAAGGACGACCAGTGGCACCTCGACCGTGGAGTCAGCGGGATGTTTCGTTACTTTCGTCAGAACCTCGCTGCCGATTGGCCGGCGCTCCCGCCGGTCGATATCATGCTGCTGCGAAACGTCCTCATCTATTTCGACGTCAATACTCGCCGCAAGGTGCTCAGGCGCGTTCGACGCCTGCTCCGTCCTGACGGCTACCTGGTGCTCGGAACAGCCGAGACGACGCTCAATCTCGATGATTCGTTCGTCCGCGTGCGGTCGGGACGTGCCGTGTTCTATCAGGTTGCGGAAAACAACGGGAAGTGA